From one Halosimplex rubrum genomic stretch:
- a CDS encoding ABC transporter ATP-binding protein, with protein sequence MSDTPEYEAPDHVGNPLVHLVRRYARPYGARYAVAIVGTALAQVPQRVPALVVGVALDAILLSSASYSLPLVPDGVIPTTTEGQVTFTVGLLVAAFALDGALSWLSGRVAGTARLRTLHDVRVDTFDALVGREMDFFDRRQTGDVMSVLNNDVSNLNGFGNNAVQGLRFVTQIAVAFAFMATLHVRLAALLLVLPVGLALLGRWYTTRVEPVYEDVRESVGRINARLEDSIDGIATVKSFAREDRERDAVAGASREYRDRNWSVIRLRLIFNYSSWSVSSFSFVGLFAIGAYINLNGAPPVLGHSLTAGTLLTFLLYSKSFYGPIRQLMLDVLDSYENALASSKRIVAVLETDRQANETGADLDVREGRIEYDDVSFSYESSDEQQLTDVSFTAEPGSLVGIVGPTGAGKSTITKLLFRFYEADAGSVAVDGRDVTDVSPRSLRDHLGYVSQDPFLFYGTIRQNIGYAVDDPDDEEIEHAARLAGAHEFVTGLDDGYDTQVGERGESLSGGQRQRVAIARALLREPEILVLDEATSHVDNETERQIQESIDALAGERTTLAIAHRLSTVRNADRIVVVDDGRVVEQGSHEELLERDGLYADLWRVQVGDTDAVSEAFLQRARAEDRPSERIESAVDGEVSR encoded by the coding sequence GTGAGTGACACGCCCGAGTACGAGGCCCCCGACCACGTCGGCAACCCGCTGGTCCACCTCGTCCGCCGGTACGCCCGCCCCTACGGCGCCCGCTACGCCGTCGCCATCGTCGGCACGGCGCTGGCGCAGGTCCCCCAGCGCGTGCCCGCCCTGGTCGTCGGCGTGGCGCTCGACGCTATCCTCCTGTCGAGCGCCTCGTACTCGCTCCCGCTGGTTCCCGACGGCGTGATCCCGACGACGACGGAGGGGCAGGTCACCTTCACCGTCGGGCTGCTCGTCGCCGCCTTCGCGCTGGACGGCGCGCTGAGCTGGCTCTCGGGACGGGTCGCCGGCACCGCCCGCCTGCGGACGCTCCACGACGTCCGGGTCGACACCTTCGACGCGCTGGTCGGCCGGGAGATGGACTTCTTCGACCGCCGCCAGACCGGCGACGTGATGAGCGTCCTCAACAACGACGTGAGCAACCTGAACGGCTTCGGCAACAACGCCGTCCAGGGGCTGCGCTTCGTCACTCAGATCGCCGTCGCCTTCGCGTTCATGGCGACGCTGCACGTCCGGCTGGCGGCGCTGTTGCTCGTCCTCCCGGTCGGGCTGGCGCTGCTCGGCCGCTGGTACACCACCCGCGTCGAACCCGTCTACGAGGACGTGCGCGAGAGCGTCGGCCGGATCAACGCGCGCCTGGAGGACAGCATCGACGGGATCGCGACGGTCAAGAGCTTCGCCCGCGAGGACCGCGAGCGCGACGCCGTCGCCGGCGCCTCCCGGGAGTACCGCGACCGCAACTGGTCGGTCATCCGCCTGCGGCTCATCTTCAACTACAGCAGCTGGTCGGTGTCGTCGTTCTCGTTCGTCGGCCTGTTCGCGATCGGCGCCTACATCAACCTCAACGGGGCGCCGCCGGTCTTGGGCCACTCGCTGACCGCCGGGACGCTCCTGACCTTCCTGCTGTACAGCAAGTCCTTCTACGGCCCGATCCGCCAGCTCATGCTCGACGTGCTCGACAGCTACGAGAACGCGCTGGCGTCGAGCAAACGCATCGTCGCCGTCCTCGAGACCGACCGGCAGGCGAACGAGACCGGCGCGGACCTCGACGTTCGCGAGGGCCGCATCGAGTACGACGACGTGAGTTTCTCCTACGAGAGCAGCGACGAACAGCAACTCACGGACGTGAGCTTCACCGCCGAACCGGGCTCGCTCGTCGGCATCGTCGGCCCCACCGGCGCCGGCAAGTCGACGATCACGAAGCTCCTCTTTCGCTTCTACGAGGCCGACGCGGGCAGCGTCGCCGTCGACGGCCGGGACGTGACCGACGTGTCACCCCGCAGCCTGCGCGATCACCTCGGCTACGTCAGCCAGGACCCGTTCCTGTTCTACGGGACGATCCGACAGAACATCGGTTACGCGGTGGACGACCCCGACGACGAGGAGATCGAACACGCCGCGAGACTCGCGGGCGCCCACGAGTTCGTCACCGGCCTCGACGACGGCTACGACACGCAGGTCGGCGAGCGGGGCGAGAGCCTCTCGGGCGGCCAGCGCCAGCGGGTCGCCATCGCCCGCGCCCTGTTGCGCGAACCGGAGATCCTCGTCCTCGACGAGGCGACCAGCCACGTCGACAACGAGACCGAACGACAGATCCAGGAGAGCATCGACGCGCTCGCGGGCGAACGGACGACGCTGGCCATCGCCCACCGGCTGTCGACCGTGCGCAACGCCGACCGGATAGTCGTCGTCGACGACGGCCGGGTCGTCGAGCAGGGGAGCCACGAGGAACTACTCGAGCGCGACGGGCTCTACGCCGACCTGTGGCGGGTGCAGGTGGGCGACACCGACGCCGTCTCGGAGGCGTTCCTGCAGCGGGCGCGCGCCGAGGACCGCCCCTCAGAGCGCATCGAGTCGGCGGTCGACGGGGAGGTGTCGCGATGA
- a CDS encoding ABC transporter ATP-binding protein, whose amino-acid sequence MSDSEDDRRESSDTASGEGEADSEAAADGPERGRIAAAAEDVRRPLPSLLRDGGRGNLRWLGAGAASSVAAQFLSNLDMFIVGLAFDAMFNGMSYDLPLVPAGWIPADPTGMLAFTVALLVGLKLVDMTFGIFAEYALFLFAQRTLHRIRVDAFDRVQRLDMGFFDTQQTGEVMSVLNNDVNSLEQFLEVGPNLGVVAVAMFASSVVYMALLNWQLALISVAVAPVLLAANVWFGARHEARNDDVREETGILNALLETNISGIQTVKAFGGERHETERVTDRSATHRTASWRAHMVGVGHQPALRMLAGVAFVATLFVGTEWAIDSRFWLFPGTITAGELVPFMYYTQQLVMPVRFLAWVTGLYKGATSSAKRILGVQRMEPPREEGRTELVDPEGRVEYEDVSFAYPGTDERVLSDIDLDVEPGETVGLVGETGAGKSTLLKLLQAYYDPGEGSVRVDGTDVREITRDSLRTSIGYVAQDPFLFTGTIRENIAYAVSEADRREASEDASSAEQDSAGRSSGRSPREDGDSRERGDPTDEDIEAAAREAGAHEFIGDLEKGYDAEVGERGVMLSGGQRQRIALARVLLADPPMFIFDEATSHVDNRTEVLIQRSLDAVTEDRTTFVVAHRLSTVRDADRIVVMDDGRIVEQGTHDELLDLDGKYADLWKVQVGAVGT is encoded by the coding sequence ATGAGTGACAGCGAGGACGACCGAAGGGAGTCCTCGGACACCGCGAGCGGGGAGGGCGAGGCCGACTCCGAGGCGGCCGCGGACGGCCCCGAACGCGGGCGCATCGCGGCGGCCGCGGAGGACGTGCGCCGGCCGCTCCCGTCGCTGCTGCGCGACGGCGGCCGGGGGAACCTGCGGTGGCTCGGCGCCGGCGCCGCGTCGTCGGTGGCCGCGCAGTTCCTCTCGAACCTCGACATGTTCATCGTCGGGCTGGCCTTCGACGCGATGTTCAACGGCATGAGCTACGACCTGCCGCTCGTTCCGGCGGGGTGGATCCCGGCCGACCCGACCGGGATGCTCGCGTTCACCGTCGCGCTGCTGGTCGGCCTGAAGCTCGTCGACATGACCTTCGGCATCTTCGCCGAGTACGCCCTCTTCCTGTTCGCCCAGCGCACCCTCCACCGCATCAGGGTCGACGCCTTCGACCGCGTCCAGCGGCTGGACATGGGCTTTTTCGACACTCAGCAGACCGGCGAGGTGATGAGCGTCCTCAACAACGACGTCAACTCCCTGGAGCAGTTCCTCGAGGTCGGACCGAACCTCGGGGTCGTCGCCGTCGCGATGTTCGCCAGCTCGGTCGTCTACATGGCCCTGCTGAACTGGCAGCTGGCGCTCATCTCCGTCGCCGTCGCACCGGTGTTGCTGGCCGCCAACGTCTGGTTCGGCGCCCGCCACGAGGCGCGCAACGACGACGTGCGCGAGGAGACCGGGATCCTGAACGCCTTGCTGGAGACGAACATCAGCGGTATCCAGACCGTGAAGGCCTTCGGCGGCGAGCGCCACGAGACCGAGCGGGTCACCGACCGGTCGGCGACCCACCGGACCGCCAGCTGGCGCGCCCACATGGTCGGCGTCGGCCACCAGCCCGCGCTGCGGATGCTCGCCGGTGTCGCCTTCGTCGCGACGCTGTTCGTCGGCACCGAGTGGGCCATCGACAGCCGCTTCTGGCTGTTCCCGGGCACCATCACCGCCGGCGAACTCGTCCCGTTCATGTACTACACCCAGCAGCTCGTCATGCCCGTCCGTTTCCTCGCCTGGGTGACCGGCCTCTACAAGGGCGCCACCTCCTCCGCCAAGCGCATCCTCGGCGTCCAGCGCATGGAACCGCCCCGCGAGGAGGGCCGCACGGAACTGGTCGACCCCGAGGGCCGCGTCGAGTACGAGGACGTGTCCTTCGCCTACCCCGGCACCGACGAGCGCGTCCTCAGCGACATCGACCTCGACGTCGAACCGGGTGAGACCGTCGGCCTCGTCGGCGAGACCGGTGCGGGCAAGTCCACCCTGCTCAAGCTCCTGCAGGCGTACTACGACCCCGGCGAGGGGAGCGTCCGCGTCGACGGCACCGACGTGCGCGAGATCACTCGCGACAGCCTCCGCACCTCGATCGGCTACGTCGCCCAGGACCCGTTCCTGTTCACCGGGACGATCCGGGAGAACATCGCGTACGCGGTGAGCGAGGCCGACCGCCGGGAGGCCTCGGAAGACGCGAGCAGCGCGGAGCAAGACTCCGCGGGCCGTTCGAGCGGGCGGAGCCCGCGAGAAGACGGCGATAGCCGCGAGCGCGGCGATCCGACCGACGAGGACATCGAGGCCGCCGCTCGCGAGGCCGGCGCCCACGAGTTCATCGGCGACCTCGAGAAGGGCTACGACGCCGAGGTCGGCGAGCGCGGCGTCATGCTCTCGGGCGGCCAGCGCCAGCGGATCGCCCTCGCTCGGGTCCTGCTGGCCGACCCGCCGATGTTCATCTTCGACGAGGCGACCAGCCACGTCGACAACCGCACCGAGGTGCTGATCCAGCGCTCGCTCGACGCGGTGACCGAGGACCGCACCACCTTCGTCGTCGCCCACCGCCTCTCGACGGTCCGGGACGCCGACCGCATCGTCGTCATGGACGACGGCCGGATCGTCGAACAGGGCACTCACGACGAGCTGCTCGATCTGGACGGGAAGTACGCCGACCTCTGGAAGGTGCAGGTGGGCGCCGTCGGGACCTGA
- a CDS encoding glutaredoxin family protein — protein MSDPAITLYRLQACPFCERVVRRLEAYDLDYRSRFVEPMHSDRDAVQRLTGKRSVPAIVDESTGVTMSESGNIVEYLEATYGERSKGGA, from the coding sequence ATGAGCGACCCAGCCATCACGCTCTACCGGCTGCAGGCCTGCCCGTTCTGCGAGCGGGTCGTCCGCCGGCTGGAAGCGTACGACCTCGACTACCGCTCGCGGTTCGTCGAGCCGATGCACAGCGACCGCGACGCCGTCCAGCGACTGACCGGCAAGCGCTCCGTGCCGGCCATCGTCGACGAGTCGACCGGCGTCACGATGTCCGAGAGCGGGAACATCGTCGAGTACCTCGAGGCCACCTACGGCGAGCGCTCGAAGGGGGGCGCCTGA
- a CDS encoding redoxin domain-containing protein, with amino-acid sequence MDLPFEVVDLPETDHPEEGDRVPDFERPLVGSEFWEDVSLSTLTDEAPVVLLFHSMDGAFPATYVWNEVRDRGWLDRDDCQVVGLSISSPYEHADLIEDRGVDARLYSDPSNEVSEAFDIVNDLDGMAGISEPRPAVFVLDEERVVQYAWVAGEWPEFPDYDEVEAAMDEL; translated from the coding sequence ATGGACCTGCCCTTCGAGGTGGTCGACCTGCCCGAGACCGACCACCCCGAGGAAGGCGACCGCGTCCCCGACTTCGAGCGCCCGCTCGTCGGCTCCGAGTTCTGGGAGGACGTGTCGCTCTCGACGCTGACCGACGAGGCGCCCGTCGTCCTCCTGTTCCACTCGATGGACGGCGCGTTCCCCGCCACCTACGTCTGGAACGAGGTCCGCGACCGCGGGTGGCTCGACCGCGACGACTGCCAGGTGGTCGGGCTGTCGATCTCCTCGCCGTACGAGCACGCCGACCTGATCGAGGACCGCGGCGTCGACGCCCGGCTGTACTCCGACCCGAGCAACGAGGTCTCAGAGGCGTTCGACATCGTCAACGACCTGGACGGGATGGCCGGAATCTCCGAACCGCGCCCGGCCGTCTTCGTTCTCGACGAGGAGCGCGTCGTTCAGTACGCCTGGGTCGCCGGCGAATGGCCCGAGTTCCCCGACTACGACGAAGTCGAAGCGGCGATGGACGAGCTGTAG
- a CDS encoding ring-cleaving dioxygenase, with the protein MADPNPTPGIHHVTCIAGDPQRNMDFWVETLGLRLVKRSINQDDPETYHFFFADAEGTPGTSMTFFPWEGMSRGKVGSGQVSRTAFRVPEGSLGYWEDRFDDHGVDYDDRVERFGETVLPFEDPDGLPVELVETEIGDDDPTVPWTEFVPEEAAIRGFHSVTLWLADPQPTEELLEAMGLERVGTEEAEGDTPGDERTRFEATGTVGQYVDVLPTIQGGRQGHGTVHHVAFQTPTDDDQEAMRSAVRSRGLSPTQQIDRHWFRSVYFREHGGVLFELATSEPGYTSDEPLDDLGGRLVLPGKFEDRREEIEANLTDVTVPRAEQAEADD; encoded by the coding sequence ATGGCAGATCCGAACCCGACACCGGGCATCCACCACGTGACGTGTATCGCGGGCGACCCCCAGCGCAACATGGACTTCTGGGTCGAGACTCTGGGCTTGCGGCTCGTCAAACGGTCGATCAATCAGGACGACCCCGAAACGTACCACTTCTTCTTCGCCGACGCGGAGGGGACCCCCGGCACGAGCATGACCTTCTTCCCCTGGGAGGGGATGTCCCGCGGCAAGGTCGGCTCCGGCCAGGTCTCCCGGACGGCGTTCCGCGTGCCCGAGGGCAGTCTCGGCTACTGGGAGGACCGCTTCGACGACCACGGCGTCGACTACGACGACCGCGTCGAGCGCTTCGGTGAGACGGTCCTCCCCTTCGAGGACCCCGACGGCCTCCCCGTCGAACTGGTCGAGACCGAGATCGGCGACGACGACCCGACCGTCCCCTGGACGGAGTTCGTCCCCGAGGAGGCCGCCATCCGCGGGTTCCACTCGGTGACGCTGTGGCTCGCCGACCCCCAGCCCACCGAGGAGTTGCTGGAGGCCATGGGCCTCGAACGCGTCGGCACCGAGGAAGCCGAGGGCGACACGCCCGGCGACGAGCGCACCCGCTTCGAAGCGACCGGTACCGTCGGGCAGTACGTCGACGTGCTCCCCACGATCCAGGGCGGCCGGCAGGGCCACGGCACGGTCCATCACGTCGCCTTCCAGACGCCCACCGACGACGACCAGGAAGCCATGCGCTCGGCCGTCCGATCGCGCGGGCTCAGCCCGACCCAGCAGATCGACCGCCACTGGTTCCGCTCGGTGTACTTCCGCGAGCACGGTGGCGTCCTCTTCGAACTCGCCACCAGCGAGCCGGGCTACACCAGCGACGAACCGCTCGACGACCTGGGCGGCCGGCTCGTCCTCCCCGGGAAGTTCGAGGACCGCCGCGAGGAGATCGAAGCCAACCTCACCGACGTGACCGTTCCCCGCGCCGAACAGGCCGAAGCCGACGACTGA
- a CDS encoding L-threonylcarbamoyladenylate synthase has translation MSDVVRAARAIEAGDLVVYPTETVYGMGANAVDADAVERVFDAKGRDRDKPVSLGVPSVERATEYVDPTDRELAFMREFLPGPVTVVVQRREVVPDVLTAGREKVGVRVPDHDLALDLFEAAETPVTATSANLSGTGSVRELSELSDEVRERVSAVLDGGRTEGMESTVVDAESGEIHRRGAMADEIGAWLSEHADAE, from the coding sequence ATGAGCGACGTGGTGCGGGCCGCACGAGCGATCGAGGCGGGCGACCTCGTGGTCTATCCCACCGAAACCGTCTACGGGATGGGGGCGAACGCCGTCGACGCCGACGCGGTCGAGCGGGTCTTCGACGCGAAGGGTCGCGACCGCGACAAACCGGTCTCGCTGGGCGTACCGAGCGTCGAACGGGCCACCGAGTACGTCGACCCGACCGACCGGGAACTGGCGTTCATGCGCGAGTTCCTGCCCGGTCCCGTGACCGTGGTCGTCCAGCGCCGCGAAGTCGTCCCCGACGTGCTGACCGCCGGCCGCGAGAAAGTCGGCGTCCGCGTGCCCGACCACGACCTCGCGCTCGACCTGTTCGAGGCGGCGGAGACGCCCGTGACCGCCACGAGCGCGAATCTCTCGGGGACCGGGAGCGTCCGCGAACTCTCCGAGCTGAGCGACGAGGTCCGCGAACGGGTGAGCGCGGTCCTCGACGGCGGCCGCACCGAGGGGATGGAGAGCACCGTCGTCGACGCCGAATCGGGCGAGATCCACCGCCGCGGCGCGATGGCCGACGAGATCGGAGCGTGGCTCTCCGAGCACGCCGACGCCGAGTAG
- a CDS encoding CRISPR-associated protein Cas4 produces the protein MHTFRDVATAAYCPRKLYYRHRDPAADEEIPQEVRARRDLAFRYPELLESDPEIQAAPIEVTPTQYRSRLGRMRASLDAWDGLVDPAGREVLLEGRECRGIAHKVLDGPPRPSLVFAGAPPEQGVWEPQTVRLVAAAKALAWERETTVESAFAEYPAFGVVREVPLTTRRKATYRSAVRTADAIDGPPSRTANREKCSPCDYQGQCGVTTRSLKSML, from the coding sequence ATGCACACGTTTCGCGACGTGGCGACGGCGGCGTACTGCCCGCGGAAGCTCTACTACCGCCACCGCGACCCCGCGGCCGACGAGGAGATCCCCCAGGAGGTTCGCGCTCGCCGGGACCTGGCCTTCCGCTACCCGGAACTGCTCGAGTCGGACCCCGAGATCCAGGCCGCGCCGATCGAGGTGACGCCCACGCAGTACCGCTCGCGACTCGGCCGCATGCGGGCGAGCCTCGACGCCTGGGACGGCCTGGTCGACCCGGCGGGCCGGGAAGTGCTGCTGGAGGGTCGGGAGTGTCGCGGAATCGCCCACAAGGTGCTGGACGGGCCGCCGCGGCCGTCGCTGGTGTTCGCGGGCGCTCCGCCCGAACAGGGGGTCTGGGAACCCCAGACCGTCCGGCTGGTCGCCGCCGCCAAGGCGCTGGCCTGGGAACGGGAGACGACCGTCGAGAGCGCCTTCGCAGAGTACCCCGCCTTCGGCGTCGTCCGCGAGGTCCCGCTCACGACGCGTCGGAAGGCGACCTACCGCTCGGCCGTCCGCACCGCCGACGCCATCGACGGTCCGCCCTCCCGGACCGCCAACCGCGAGAAGTGCTCACCGTGCGACTATCAGGGCCAGTGCGGCGTGACGACGCGGTCGCTGAAATCGATGCTGTGA
- a CDS encoding histidine kinase N-terminal 7TM domain-containing protein, giving the protein MVLSPWPVVASFAAAGGTVLLIRHLWRYRGKPGADWFLASLGAQATWSLAYGVALVTFAEPMRWALEVLSWATMAGTGVYFLAFALAYTGRGGVVDRAWWGFAAFPILVGLIGATNPVHGLAWGDFEVVRVLGVAGAAYDMQLWALLAATAGVLLITVGSLLLFDTVVSYGPLYRREAVAVGLSTFPPVAAVLAWLYGVGPVPAVSFVTVAFLPHVALDAYAFVGSDMFEFHPATRRVGERAAIDDLGAPVVIVDEQRRVVTLNGAAERAFGVGKSAALTRPLAALLGEDGTDPTETDAVTVQSGGRRQIFTVTTTPLSDAGGTHVGYTVVFQDVTAERRREQRLGVLNRVLRHNLRNDMTVVQGFTEAAAKEVDDPAVRDMLDRAESKAAELVALGEKARTVERVLDSDPRSERVDLAALLETVRAEHASDGDGTGTVTVEADAVAVTADPAVLQVVVGTLLENALEHAGEAPTVTLSAERRGGAVAVTVADDGPGVPDHELDVLSAGAESALEHGSGLGLWLANWGATALGGDLSFDTREGTRATLTVPDGEKRGPAGGS; this is encoded by the coding sequence ATGGTACTCTCGCCGTGGCCGGTGGTGGCGTCGTTCGCGGCCGCGGGCGGGACGGTGCTGTTGATCCGCCATCTCTGGCGCTATCGCGGCAAGCCCGGCGCGGACTGGTTCCTGGCGAGTCTGGGCGCACAGGCGACCTGGAGCCTGGCGTACGGCGTCGCACTGGTGACGTTCGCCGAACCGATGCGGTGGGCGCTGGAGGTACTCTCGTGGGCGACGATGGCGGGGACGGGCGTCTACTTCCTGGCGTTCGCGCTGGCGTACACCGGGCGCGGGGGCGTCGTCGACCGAGCGTGGTGGGGGTTCGCCGCGTTCCCGATACTCGTCGGGCTGATCGGGGCGACGAACCCGGTCCACGGGCTCGCCTGGGGCGACTTCGAGGTGGTTCGGGTGCTAGGCGTCGCGGGCGCGGCCTACGACATGCAGTTGTGGGCGCTGCTGGCGGCGACGGCGGGGGTCCTGCTGATCACGGTGGGGAGCCTGTTGCTGTTCGACACGGTCGTCAGCTACGGGCCGCTGTACCGGCGGGAGGCCGTGGCGGTGGGGCTGTCGACGTTCCCGCCGGTCGCGGCGGTGCTGGCCTGGCTCTACGGCGTCGGGCCGGTGCCGGCGGTGAGTTTCGTGACCGTCGCCTTCCTCCCGCACGTCGCGCTCGACGCCTACGCGTTCGTGGGGAGCGACATGTTCGAGTTCCACCCGGCGACGCGGCGGGTGGGCGAGCGGGCGGCCATCGACGACCTGGGCGCGCCGGTGGTGATCGTCGACGAGCAGCGGCGAGTGGTGACGCTTAACGGCGCGGCCGAACGGGCCTTCGGCGTCGGGAAGTCGGCCGCGCTCACGCGACCGCTCGCGGCGTTGCTCGGCGAGGACGGGACCGACCCGACCGAGACGGACGCCGTGACGGTGCAGTCCGGTGGGCGGCGGCAGATTTTCACGGTGACGACGACGCCGCTGTCCGACGCGGGAGGTACCCACGTCGGCTACACCGTCGTCTTCCAGGACGTGACCGCCGAGCGCCGGCGCGAGCAACGGCTCGGCGTGCTCAACCGCGTCCTCAGGCACAACCTCCGCAACGACATGACCGTCGTCCAGGGGTTCACCGAGGCCGCCGCGAAGGAGGTCGACGACCCCGCCGTCCGGGACATGCTCGACCGCGCCGAGTCGAAGGCGGCGGAGCTGGTCGCGCTCGGGGAGAAGGCCCGGACCGTCGAGCGCGTCCTCGACAGCGACCCGCGCTCCGAGCGAGTCGACCTGGCGGCCCTGCTGGAGACGGTCCGCGCCGAGCACGCGAGTGACGGCGACGGCACGGGGACGGTGACGGTCGAGGCCGACGCGGTCGCGGTCACGGCCGATCCGGCGGTCCTGCAGGTCGTCGTCGGGACGCTGCTGGAGAACGCGCTCGAACACGCCGGCGAGGCGCCGACGGTGACGCTGTCGGCCGAGCGCCGGGGCGGGGCGGTGGCGGTCACCGTCGCCGACGACGGGCCGGGCGTGCCCGACCACGAACTCGACGTGCTGAGCGCGGGGGCGGAGTCGGCGCTCGAACACGGGTCGGGGCTGGGCCTCTGGCTGGCCAACTGGGGCGCGACGGCGCTGGGCGGCGACCTCTCCTTCGACACCCGCGAGGGGACGCGGGCGACGCTGACCGTGCCGGACGGCGAGAAACGGGGGCCGGCGGGAGGATCGTAG
- the hisH gene encoding imidazole glycerol phosphate synthase subunit HisH — protein MNTRQTAAEVVVVDYGLGNLRSVTRGLERAGAAVELSDDPADFDGADGVVLPGVGAFSEGMDNAGPFRDALVEQADAGTPLFGICLGMQMLLTTSEEAEREGQGDVEGLDLIPGRNVRFRGDLKVPHMGWNELDATREHPIVDGVDSVASEAPRADGAGGSVDGEHAYFVHSYYAEPDDEAAVVATTDYGTDFASVVANERGNVFGTQFHPEKSGETGLRILRNFVDICVDGV, from the coding sequence ATGAACACGCGACAGACCGCGGCCGAGGTCGTCGTGGTCGACTACGGGCTGGGAAACCTCCGTAGCGTCACGCGCGGGCTCGAACGCGCGGGCGCCGCGGTCGAACTCAGCGACGACCCCGCCGACTTCGACGGCGCCGACGGGGTCGTCCTCCCGGGCGTCGGCGCCTTCTCCGAGGGGATGGACAACGCCGGCCCCTTCCGCGACGCGCTGGTCGAGCAGGCCGACGCCGGCACGCCGCTGTTCGGCATCTGTCTCGGCATGCAGATGCTGCTCACCACCAGCGAGGAGGCCGAGCGCGAGGGGCAGGGCGACGTGGAGGGGCTGGACCTGATTCCGGGCCGCAACGTCCGCTTCCGGGGCGACCTGAAGGTGCCCCACATGGGCTGGAACGAACTCGACGCCACCCGCGAGCACCCGATCGTCGACGGCGTCGACAGCGTGGCGTCGGAGGCGCCACGGGCAGACGGAGCCGGCGGCTCCGTCGACGGCGAGCACGCCTACTTCGTCCACTCCTACTACGCCGAACCCGACGACGAAGCGGCGGTTGTCGCCACCACCGACTACGGCACCGACTTCGCCTCCGTCGTCGCGAACGAACGCGGCAACGTCTTCGGCACGCAGTTCCACCCCGAGAAGTCCGGCGAGACCGGCCTGCGTATCCTGCGGAACTTCGTCGACATCTGCGTCGACGGGGTCTGA
- a CDS encoding uracil-DNA glycosylase, translating to MSEAEMDGLDVVACERCPDLVDCRSRIVNGVGPADADLLFVGEAPGQHEDEGGEPFVGRSGDVLDDALRDAGLDRGDVRITNCVRCRPPDNRDPTDDELSNCRGYLETEIDRVDPEVVVTLGKVPAEHLLERDVAVTSEAGDVVEAEIAGERRRVLVCVHPAATLYDPSQRDTFSSTLERAAEFTDESSGQSRLGEF from the coding sequence ATGAGCGAGGCCGAGATGGACGGACTCGACGTGGTCGCCTGCGAGCGCTGTCCCGACCTGGTCGACTGCCGCAGCCGCATCGTCAACGGCGTCGGCCCGGCCGACGCGGATCTGTTGTTCGTCGGCGAGGCGCCCGGCCAGCACGAGGACGAGGGGGGCGAGCCGTTCGTCGGGCGCTCCGGCGACGTGCTCGACGACGCCCTCCGCGACGCCGGACTCGACCGTGGCGACGTGCGCATCACCAACTGCGTCCGCTGTCGCCCGCCCGACAACCGCGACCCGACCGACGACGAACTCTCTAACTGTCGGGGCTACCTGGAGACCGAGATCGACCGCGTCGACCCCGAGGTCGTCGTCACGCTCGGGAAAGTCCCCGCCGAGCACCTGCTGGAACGGGACGTGGCCGTCACCAGCGAGGCCGGCGACGTCGTGGAGGCCGAGATCGCCGGCGAGCGCCGGCGCGTGCTGGTCTGCGTCCACCCCGCGGCCACGCTGTACGACCCCTCCCAGCGCGACACCTTTTCGTCGACGCTCGAGCGAGCGGCGGAGTTCACCGACGAGTCCAGCGGTCAGTCCCGTCTCGGCGAGTTCTGA
- a CDS encoding endonuclease dU, with the protein MKRGVRAIGVAESYRTEHSTLAAAVVRASRVADGLAFDTCAVGGTDATETAVSLVDRLDRGDARYLLLAGVAPAWFNFFDLPEIRERVDRPVVSVAFEDSEGLEGPLREAFDGEALDERLAVYRRQPERHAVALDDDTVYVRAAGLDPDEAAEVVRAFTPEGGRPEPLRVARLAARAADERFVGGRESDGVDGADGADGADGGGDA; encoded by the coding sequence GTGAAACGCGGGGTTCGCGCCATCGGGGTGGCCGAATCCTATCGCACGGAGCACAGCACGCTGGCGGCCGCCGTCGTCCGCGCGAGCCGCGTCGCGGACGGGCTCGCCTTCGACACCTGCGCGGTCGGCGGCACGGACGCCACCGAGACGGCGGTCTCGCTGGTCGACCGACTCGACCGCGGGGACGCGCGGTACCTCTTGCTGGCGGGCGTCGCGCCCGCGTGGTTCAATTTCTTCGACCTCCCCGAGATCCGCGAGCGCGTCGACCGCCCCGTCGTCTCGGTGGCCTTCGAGGACAGCGAGGGGCTGGAGGGGCCGCTCCGGGAGGCCTTCGACGGCGAGGCGCTCGACGAGCGGCTGGCCGTCTATCGCCGCCAGCCCGAGCGCCACGCCGTCGCCCTCGACGACGACACCGTCTACGTCCGCGCCGCCGGCCTCGACCCCGACGAGGCGGCCGAGGTGGTTCGGGCGTTCACCCCCGAGGGCGGTCGGCCCGAGCCGTTGCGGGTCGCCCGGCTGGCCGCCCGCGCGGCCGACGAGCGGTTCGTCGGCGGCAGGGAATCGGACGGCGTAGACGGTGCGGACGGCGCGGACGGCGCGGACGGTGGCGGCGACGCCTGA